From Nitrososphaerales archaeon, one genomic window encodes:
- a CDS encoding GTP-binding protein yields MGIPEKIQAIKDEIHKTQVNKATEHHLGLLKAKLAKLRRELEESNQKKTKARGESFDIRRAGDATVVLIGLPSVGKSTLLNRLTNAKSKTAAYQFTTLTVVPGMMEYRGARIQILDLPGIIEGASSGKGLGKRVLSVARNADLVLLIMDVFNPNHTELLKKELRNIGIRVDEKPPNIVIEKTASGGVTVNAQVKLKKISENLIRDILHVYGIHNARVIIREDLTDEQLIDVLMENRTYVPSLTVLNKIDLVNQGFINEIQDGMKINFIPVSADANINIEALKEEIFKKLDFIRIYMRPKNGEPDYEEPLIARNGSTVRDVCNKIHRNMKDEFKYAMIWGKSVKFDGQKVGMNHKLFDEDVLTIVKK; encoded by the coding sequence ATGGGAATTCCTGAGAAGATCCAAGCTATCAAAGATGAAATACACAAAACGCAGGTAAACAAAGCGACTGAACATCACCTCGGGTTGCTGAAGGCAAAACTAGCGAAACTTCGACGTGAATTGGAAGAAAGCAACCAAAAGAAGACTAAGGCTAGGGGAGAATCTTTTGATATTAGAAGAGCTGGCGATGCTACAGTGGTTTTGATAGGTCTTCCAAGTGTTGGCAAGTCAACATTACTAAATCGTCTTACAAACGCAAAATCAAAGACAGCAGCGTATCAGTTCACCACATTAACTGTTGTGCCAGGGATGATGGAGTACAGAGGTGCTAGAATTCAGATCCTTGATCTACCCGGCATAATAGAAGGAGCATCATCTGGTAAGGGATTGGGGAAGCGAGTGTTATCTGTTGCAAGGAATGCTGATCTCGTTCTGCTTATTATGGATGTATTCAATCCAAATCATACAGAGTTGTTAAAGAAGGAGTTAAGGAACATAGGCATACGTGTAGATGAAAAGCCACCCAACATAGTTATAGAGAAAACAGCATCTGGAGGAGTTACTGTGAATGCACAAGTGAAATTGAAGAAGATCTCTGAGAATTTGATACGGGATATTTTGCATGTTTACGGTATACATAATGCCAGAGTGATTATAAGGGAAGATCTAACTGATGAACAGCTAATCGATGTGTTGATGGAAAACCGTACATATGTGCCTTCTCTAACAGTTTTAAATAAGATAGATCTTGTGAATCAGGGATTTATCAATGAGATACAGGATGGGATGAAAATTAATTTTATTCCTGTATCAGCAGATGCGAACATTAACATAGAAGCGCTCAAAGAAGAGATCTTCAAAAAACTTGATTTCATACGTATCTATATGAGACCGAAGAACGGCGAGCCTGATTATGAAGAGCCTTTGATCGCTAGAAATGGCTCTACAGTTCGTGACGTATGCAATAAGATCCATAGGAACATGAAGGATGAATTCAAGTATGCAATGATCTGGGGCAAGAGCGTCAAGTTTGATGGTCAAAAAGTTGGTATGAATCATAAATTATTTGATGAGGATGTGTTAACGATAGTTAAAAAATAA
- a CDS encoding transposase — MNVLNSLNKEIKNASEKIRNIANDDENCRLLTSIPSIGYYSALLILSEVGDISRFPDSQHLCSYAGLIPSTHSSGGVTYHGTITKRGSKYLRWVMIECTHVHIRTAPESNVAKFYAKMARKKGKQKAVVAAASKLLKVAYCVMKERTKYHG; from the coding sequence ATGAATGTGCTTAATTCGCTGAATAAGGAAATAAAGAATGCGTCTGAAAAGATAAGGAATATTGCGAATGATGATGAGAACTGCAGGTTATTAACGAGCATACCTAGCATAGGATACTATTCAGCACTGCTAATATTATCAGAGGTTGGAGACATCAGCAGATTCCCAGACTCGCAGCATCTGTGCTCCTATGCCGGTCTGATACCATCAACGCATTCGTCAGGAGGAGTAACGTACCATGGAACAATAACAAAGAGAGGAAGCAAGTATCTTAGATGGGTAATGATCGAATGTACGCATGTTCATATCAGAACTGCACCAGAAAGCAATGTCGCAAAATTCTACGCTAAGATGGCAAGGAAGAAAGGAAAGCAGAAAGCAGTAGTAGCTGCTGCATCGAAGCTGCTGAAGGTAGCTTACTGCGTGATGAAGGAACGCACGAAGTATCATGGTTAA
- a CDS encoding winged helix-turn-helix domain-containing protein, which produces MGHNDDYSKRDKLRILLEILEIGKTPVKKTHILYKANINFHQLTKYLDLLLSLQMLEEINDPFKGYRTTEKGRQMLDLFYTEELAPIVKDSGLAF; this is translated from the coding sequence ATGGGCCATAACGATGACTATAGCAAAAGAGACAAGCTAAGAATATTGCTTGAAATACTGGAAATCGGAAAAACTCCAGTAAAGAAGACACATATTCTGTACAAGGCCAACATCAACTTCCATCAACTAACAAAATACCTGGACCTCTTGTTATCCCTCCAGATGCTGGAGGAGATAAACGATCCTTTCAAAGGATACAGAACCACAGAAAAAGGACGCCAGATGCTCGACCTATTCTATACAGAAGAACTGGCACCTATCGTCAAAGACTCCGGACTGGCATTCTAA
- a CDS encoding nucleotidyltransferase family protein, translated as MSRGLSELQIGNIGDMGNTQVLVLAGGKAKRMGINMPKCMLEVAGKKLIDRCIECLTNDGFKDFVFLLGHGHEVVMDHVGDGRRYGIEPRYSIDPFNNIGWGKGKAIKYALECGKVDRNRRSIILFPDDLILDDHVYFKFLKSHLKAVQHNAALASMVLVRRTQYPYGVAAVKANGMIRKFTEKPFINKATSVGIYTFEPAVYDIIERMIDLNEPNAVELESTVIPFLAKQSKLFSFFISEEKWLPINTMKEYEHAVKVMSIQHFT; from the coding sequence TTGTCAAGGGGGCTATCTGAATTGCAAATAGGGAACATTGGCGATATGGGCAACACGCAGGTCCTCGTTTTAGCTGGCGGGAAAGCAAAGAGAATGGGCATCAACATGCCTAAATGTATGCTTGAGGTAGCAGGAAAGAAACTAATAGACAGATGCATTGAATGCCTAACCAATGACGGGTTCAAGGATTTTGTGTTTCTGCTCGGTCATGGGCATGAAGTAGTAATGGATCATGTGGGAGATGGCAGGAGATATGGCATAGAACCTAGATACAGCATCGACCCTTTCAACAATATAGGCTGGGGGAAGGGAAAGGCCATAAAGTACGCACTAGAATGTGGGAAAGTAGATAGAAATAGGAGGAGCATAATCTTGTTCCCCGATGACCTCATACTGGATGATCATGTTTATTTCAAGTTCCTAAAGAGTCATCTTAAAGCTGTACAGCACAATGCGGCACTGGCCTCTATGGTGCTGGTTCGTCGAACGCAGTATCCATATGGCGTTGCCGCTGTTAAAGCTAATGGGATGATAAGGAAATTCACCGAAAAGCCCTTCATAAACAAAGCCACTTCTGTAGGCATATACACTTTTGAACCAGCTGTCTATGATATCATAGAGCGAATGATTGATTTGAATGAACCTAATGCTGTGGAACTCGAGTCTACTGTCATACCATTTTTAGCTAAACAAAGCAAACTCTTTAGCTTCTTTATATCAGAGGAAAAATGGCTTCCCATCAATACCATGAAAGAGTATGAACATGCAGTAAAGGTAATGAGTATTCAGCACTTTACATGA
- a CDS encoding bifunctional phosphoglucose/phosphomannose isomerase, translating to MTLAIPKEKQGVLDSLIGFPTQVAAAFKAAKDHVFHSDINDISNILILGMGGSGIVGDYMRVLLRNSQFPVYLNKHSIAPKFVNEKSLVLAVTYSGKTQETLNALQVCINSSAKVVVITGSHELASTCKERDLPCIKIPAHSHSRTSLGYLLVSAMSVLQHANVLKMSEHETTETIQVLKKIKNDCAVEDSDGGPARQLAMGLANRFPIIYGEYNFTDAVALRWKQQFNENAKTPCYHDVFPELLHNEIETWHGSMAHNYSLIFLRDYLYEEEADLLQKIDAAKEIMPENLHFREFWSKGRSELARLLSLTYLGDLASAYLAKAKGVDPSSVKNIELAKSGFVKGAI from the coding sequence TTGACTCTAGCCATACCAAAGGAGAAACAGGGTGTGCTTGATAGCCTGATCGGTTTCCCAACGCAGGTTGCTGCTGCATTCAAAGCTGCAAAGGATCATGTCTTCCATTCAGATATTAACGATATTTCCAATATATTGATACTTGGCATGGGAGGATCTGGCATAGTCGGTGACTATATGCGTGTATTGTTGCGTAACTCGCAGTTTCCTGTATACTTGAACAAGCATTCCATTGCACCAAAGTTTGTAAACGAAAAGAGTCTAGTGCTAGCAGTAACATATTCTGGAAAAACCCAGGAAACGCTGAACGCGTTGCAGGTCTGCATAAATTCCAGTGCCAAGGTCGTCGTGATTACTGGATCACATGAACTAGCATCCACATGTAAGGAGAGAGATCTTCCATGCATCAAGATCCCTGCACATTCTCACAGCAGAACTTCTCTGGGATACCTTCTAGTTTCAGCTATGAGTGTATTGCAACATGCCAATGTTTTGAAGATGTCGGAGCATGAGACCACAGAAACAATACAGGTTCTGAAGAAAATTAAAAACGATTGTGCTGTTGAAGATTCTGACGGAGGTCCTGCCCGTCAATTAGCCATGGGACTTGCAAATAGATTTCCCATTATTTATGGTGAGTACAACTTTACAGATGCAGTAGCATTGCGATGGAAACAGCAGTTCAACGAGAACGCAAAGACGCCATGCTATCATGACGTATTTCCAGAACTGCTGCACAACGAAATTGAAACATGGCATGGATCCATGGCACACAATTACTCGCTGATATTTTTGAGGGATTATTTGTATGAAGAAGAAGCGGATCTTCTTCAAAAGATTGATGCTGCAAAGGAAATAATGCCAGAAAATTTGCATTTTCGAGAGTTCTGGAGTAAAGGGAGATCCGAACTGGCTAGGTTGCTTTCCTTAACTTATCTGGGAGATCTGGCCAGTGCTTACCTAGCAAAGGCCAAAGGCGTTGACCCATCTTCAGTTAAAAATATTGAATTGGCTAAGAGTGGTTTTGTCAAGGGGGCTATCTGA
- the uppS gene encoding polyprenyl diphosphate synthase produces MRFLPTILRFFLHLAKAYTVYEWYLKNQIEQNRMPRHVGIIMDGNRRWSRERALDTTFGYSIGADRVEQLLDWCFVELNIQSVTLYVLSNENLQRTREELEKLFDVIEERLCRLYYENKLDELEVRVKAIGQIGLLPASIRQIIQTLEHKTSKYDKHYLNIAIAYGGRIEMIECIRKITEKAFNGQLRPSDINERLIEEHLYTCHLPNPDADLIIRTSGEERLSGFLIWQSAYSELVFLDSMWPDFRKIDFLRAIRSYQTRQRRFGK; encoded by the coding sequence ATGAGATTCCTGCCAACGATCTTGCGCTTCTTTCTGCATCTTGCAAAAGCATACACAGTCTATGAGTGGTATTTGAAAAACCAAATAGAACAGAACCGGATGCCGAGGCATGTTGGCATAATAATGGACGGCAATAGAAGATGGTCCAGAGAAAGGGCACTTGATACCACTTTTGGATATTCTATTGGGGCAGACAGGGTTGAACAGTTACTCGATTGGTGTTTTGTAGAGTTAAACATACAATCAGTTACACTTTATGTGCTATCAAATGAGAATCTGCAAAGAACCAGAGAGGAGCTCGAGAAACTTTTTGATGTGATAGAGGAAAGATTGTGCAGACTGTATTATGAGAACAAGTTAGATGAACTGGAAGTAAGGGTGAAGGCCATAGGTCAGATAGGCCTACTTCCTGCGAGCATAAGGCAGATCATACAAACGTTAGAACATAAGACCAGCAAATATGATAAGCACTACCTGAATATTGCAATCGCGTATGGCGGCAGGATTGAAATGATCGAGTGCATAAGGAAAATAACAGAAAAGGCGTTTAACGGACAATTAAGACCATCAGATATCAACGAGAGATTAATAGAAGAGCATCTCTACACATGTCACCTCCCTAACCCTGACGCAGACCTGATAATAAGAACCTCTGGAGAAGAAAGGCTCAGCGGCTTCCTGATCTGGCAGTCAGCATACAGCGAACTGGTATTCCTTGATAGCATGTGGCCTGACTTTAGAAAGATAGATTTTCTTAGAGCCATAAGAAGCTACCAAACTAGGCAAAGACGGTTTGGTAAATAA
- a CDS encoding HTH domain-containing protein — MSALAEDVLLLIRRRERITISEIKERFNVTTDTAETIIRFLLSFGFVEKDAGGRYYVLSKPCRKFLEELT; from the coding sequence GTGAGTGCGCTAGCTGAGGATGTATTGTTGCTAATCAGGAGAAGGGAGAGGATCACTATCAGCGAGATTAAAGAAAGGTTCAACGTAACTACAGATACAGCCGAAACAATTATACGTTTTCTACTAAGTTTTGGTTTTGTTGAAAAAGATGCAGGTGGTAGGTACTATGTGTTAAGCAAGCCATGCAGAAAATTCTTGGAGGAATTAACTTGA
- a CDS encoding right-handed parallel beta-helix repeat-containing protein: MKLRTSTGIALGMTLVLSMFAVVDNALGQTPSIMVDKDGLLGTGRCNAVYSEVRTAIQDAINVVDDGGTVIVCAALYEENITIGKNVKLLGNAGAIIDGSANSNVPVISVNGFLANSVEINGFEIRNGLNGIEVSSLSPSGGCTNFDTNGIIIGNNYIHDNASGILFDNTCLGRVHDNKIHNNKIGVELGNNSDTNYFIHNDIFKSGAEGILVSDSASNGNTFHHNFLRQNTAWGIDAFDGNILKENIANKNGAGGYRLMNSNIVTDNQAKNSGTMPSPANGYSIEGSGNKLTGNLGKKNTGDGFFAAMTSSGNTFTSNRGIENGSFGFNDDSTGAGTAGTNNTYVKNRCRDNVVGGSQPSGLCIPQP; the protein is encoded by the coding sequence ATGAAGTTACGCACATCGACAGGCATCGCGTTGGGAATGACACTTGTGTTATCGATGTTTGCAGTGGTGGATAATGCCCTTGGGCAAACACCTAGCATTATGGTTGATAAGGACGGTCTCTTGGGCACAGGAAGATGTAATGCTGTATATAGTGAGGTGAGAACAGCAATTCAGGATGCTATTAATGTGGTAGATGACGGTGGCACTGTAATTGTCTGCGCCGCGCTTTATGAAGAGAATATAACGATCGGTAAAAATGTAAAACTCCTTGGAAATGCCGGTGCAATAATAGATGGCAGTGCAAATTCAAATGTTCCTGTGATCTCTGTAAACGGTTTCCTTGCCAATTCTGTGGAAATTAATGGCTTTGAGATAAGAAACGGATTGAATGGTATTGAAGTATCAAGTCTCTCACCATCTGGAGGCTGCACTAACTTCGACACCAACGGGATAATCATTGGCAACAACTACATACATGATAATGCTAGCGGAATACTTTTCGATAACACCTGCCTGGGACGTGTGCATGACAATAAGATACATAACAATAAGATTGGTGTGGAGCTTGGGAACAATAGCGATACTAACTATTTCATTCATAATGACATCTTCAAGAGCGGTGCGGAAGGAATACTGGTTTCAGATAGCGCTAGCAATGGAAACACATTTCATCATAATTTTCTGAGGCAGAATACGGCTTGGGGGATAGATGCCTTTGACGGTAACATCTTGAAGGAGAATATAGCAAATAAGAATGGTGCTGGTGGCTATAGGCTAATGAACAGTAACATAGTGACAGACAACCAAGCCAAGAACAGTGGCACTATGCCTAGTCCTGCAAACGGTTATTCCATCGAGGGTAGCGGCAATAAACTTACCGGCAACCTAGGTAAGAAGAATACAGGCGACGGATTCTTTGCTGCAATGACGTCCAGTGGCAATACTTTCACCAGCAATAGGGGTATTGAGAATGGAAGTTTTGGATTCAATGATGACTCCACAGGTGCCGGAACTGCAGGGACCAACAATACATATGTAAAGAATAGATGTCGTGATAATGTGGTAGGAGGCTCCCAGCCATCTGGTCTGTGCATACCTCAGCCCTAA
- a CDS encoding winged helix-turn-helix domain-containing protein has product MDQKRGVFDIVGNLLEHLEAGAYAKTALASKANLSTRSSSKYISLILRVKLAVRDESTNLYKLTDKGRKFLEEYRKLRMLIEE; this is encoded by the coding sequence ATGGATCAAAAGCGAGGAGTGTTTGATATCGTAGGAAACTTGCTGGAACATCTGGAAGCAGGAGCATATGCAAAGACTGCACTGGCCAGCAAGGCCAATCTGTCAACACGATCGTCATCCAAATACATCAGCTTAATCTTAAGAGTAAAGCTTGCTGTGAGGGACGAATCTACCAACCTCTATAAACTTACAGACAAGGGCAGAAAATTTCTTGAAGAATACAGAAAATTGAGGATGCTTATAGAGGAGTAA
- a CDS encoding winged helix-turn-helix domain-containing protein, with amino-acid sequence MSSRRKRGTLSITENILNALKDGEELKTHIAYKSKIDSRTIEKYIKFLSQLSLIKETPIGKYRITRKGLEFLRKYEELKTYGVMDDSI; translated from the coding sequence ATGTCATCAAGGCGCAAACGGGGAACATTGAGCATAACGGAAAACATTCTGAATGCGTTGAAGGATGGAGAAGAGCTCAAAACGCACATAGCCTACAAATCAAAGATAGACTCTCGAACGATTGAGAAGTATATAAAGTTCCTTAGCCAACTAAGTTTGATAAAGGAAACACCAATTGGCAAGTACAGGATCACCAGAAAGGGACTTGAATTTTTGAGGAAATATGAGGAGCTGAAGACATATGGTGTTATGGATGACAGCATTTAG